The Parambassis ranga chromosome 1, fParRan2.1, whole genome shotgun sequence genome includes a region encoding these proteins:
- the pik3r6 gene encoding phosphoinositide 3-kinase regulatory subunit 6, with protein sequence MTNRAPWDNLSSMHSMEPTDGCSPTVPEPELYRSVQAMLPRETDTQRPDCFNKGMLRWTLHKKVQNNPVNSLSLVWVLIKELEKAERWDSRKYIIPLLHTLMYAVIQTAYIPDELYKRVYDFCKRLLTYPHPYCTIGLSFSRQIKTERFIPGLMYERMLTAEQRLKSEHYPFQERVFVLAEPEVFSDSLICEVKGDLEASASASGAFPSPLDHMRSVVQHSIQAALGAEKCNGPKLAQALKDMGQDIEPYFVEVLAALEKSVEEGGRGEGAAMRSRLHQLYSEIVADADSAPLSGGSLCDCPLPNPEMSFHLWTEDLDIWRELAKWFRTSSMPEQFSLSQEQEDFELGESPCDPMPSDMTRFSVMSNDSGIERDLPSNTESSLSSSLDSASISAAWEQCKVEQETVKLNRRGGIKMKPSVKDSMVLMQDTLEDHASLGGGSGGRGGRRGTTLQRRAGSSTMQNPFPKQQRHFTARIVVMGDDRAVGRLAKAYYYFRKREARRLFLTMKVNLQFYYIPVCGAAAPTSSVKENLHRSKGDSCTLGSYLSNVDPWYNCNIRSLGCMIPKLAKMQQANPGRPKEPIISDVISYYVRSGQQPVYFTIYFVKITFTNMTKDPVEDVFLAHLEMEFPEFKRISASVRDKQKKSSGELCGAVISMNYKKVTLSGRDIDKGVSVRTSGAQIRAIPSSEEEDLNCLTLTLNESSTKTKNNAVESKIRTSHIKIRTLECRSFTVTLDKDCRRTYKNVQSIEISPCLDPGYCVQKTMRSKFNLGEDKDAGLSKYMSKGLPLPINTFAGIIN encoded by the exons ATGACCAACAGGGCCCCCTGGGATAACTTGAGCAGTATGCACAGCATGGAGCCGACAG ATGGCTGCTCACCTACAGTTCCAGAGCCAGAGCTATATCGCAGCGTCCAGGCTATGCTAcccagagaaacagacacacagcgccCAGACTGTTTCAATAAAG GAATGCTGAGATGGACGCTTCACAAGAAGGTTCAAAACAATCCTGTCAACAGCTTATCTCTGGTGTGGGTACTGATAAAGGAGCTGGAAAAG GCTGAGAGATGGGATTCTCGCAAATACATCATCCCTTTGCTCCACACACTGATGTATGCCGTCATTCAG ACGGCGTACATTCCAGATGAACTGTACAAGCGAGTTTACGACTTTTGTAAGAGACTACTGACCTATCCTCATCCCTACTGCACCATAGGCCTCAGCTTCTCCAGACAGATCAAAACTGAACGCTTCATTCCAG GTCTAATGTACGAGAGGATGCTCACTGCCGAGCAGAGACTAAAAAGTGAGCACTATCCCTTTCAGGAAAG GGTTTTTGTTTTGGCTGAACCAGAGGTCTTCTCTGATTCTTTGATATGTGAAGTGAAGGGGGATTTGGAGGCGTCTGCCTCAGCTTCAGGTGCATTTCCAAGTCCTCTAGATCACATGCGCAGTGTGGTTCAACACTCCATACAGGCTGCTTTAGGAGCAGAGAAATGCAATGGACCAAAACTGGCTCAGGCCCTGAAG GACATGGGTCAGGACATTGAGCCATACTTTGTGGAAGTGTTGGCGGCTTTGGAGAAAAGCGTCGAGGAAGGCGGCAGAGGGGAGGGGGCGGCGATGAGGAGTCGTCTTCACCAGCTGTACAGCGAGATTGTGGCGGACGCAGACTCAG CTCCATTGTCTGGTGGATCACTGTGTGATTGCCCCCTTCCTAACCCAGAGATGAGCTTCCACCTGTGGACAGAGGATCTGGATATCT GGCGAGAGCTGGCCAAGTGGTTTCGAACCAGCTCGATGCCAGAGCAGTTCTCCCTGAGCCAAGAGCAGGAAGACTTTGAACTGGGCGAATCTCCCTGCGACCCGATGCCATCAGACATGACTCGCTTCTCCGTCATGTCCAATGACAGTGGAATTGAAAGGGACTTGCCCTCCAACACAGAATCCTCTCTCTCATCATCTTTGGACTCTGCCAGCATCAGTGCAGCGTGGGAACAATGCAAAGT TGAACAAGAGACGGTGAAGCTGAATCGGCGTGGAGGCATCAAGATGAAACCATCTGTAAAGGACAGCATGGTGCTAATGCAGGACACCTTAGAGGACCACGCTAGCCtcggaggaggaagtggagggaggggaggaagaagggggaCCACTCTGCAGAGGCGTGCAGGAAGCAGCACAATGCAGAACCCCTTCCCCAAACAGCAGAGACACTTTACTGCCAGGATAGTTGTCATGGGGGATGACAGAGCAGTGGGCCGCCTGGCCAAGGCCTATTACTACTTCAG GAAAAGAGAAGCACGAAGGCTTTTTCTTACAATGAAAGTCAATCTCCAGTTTTACTACATCCCTGTTTGCGGTGCTGCAGCTCCCACCTCCTCTGTCAAG GAAAACCTCCATCGATCCAAAGGGGATTCATGCACTCTTGGTTCCTACTTGAGCAACGTGGACCCATGGTACAACTGTAATATCAGGAGCCTGGGCTGCATGATCCCAAAACTGGCTAAAATG CAACAAGCGAACCCTGGAAGGCCGAAAGAGCCTATCATCTCTGACGTGATTTCCTACTACGTCCGCAGCGGCCAACAGCCTGTCTACTTCACCATCTACTTTGTTAAG ATCACATTCACCAACATGACAAAGGATCCTGTGGAAGATGTGTTCCTGGCCCATCTGGAGATGGAGTTCCCAGAGTTCAAACGCATCTCTGCATCAGTTAGAG ATAAACAAAAGAAGAGCTCAGGGGAGTTATGCGGAGCTGTTATCTCGATGAATTACAAGAAG GTGACATTAAGCGGCCGAGACATTGATAAAGGAGTTTCAGTCAGGACGTCAGGGGCTCAGATCAGAGCTATTCCCTCTAGTGAAGAAGAAG ATCTGAACTGtttgacactgacactgaatgagtcttcaacaaaaacaaaaaacaacgcTGTG GAGTCAAAGATTCGGACCAGCCACATTAAGATTCGCACCTTGGAGTGTCGCTCCTTCACTGTCACACTGGACAAAGATTGTCGGAGGACCTACAAAAATGTGCAGAG cATCGAGATCTCCCCTTGTCTGGATCCTGGTTACTGTGTCCAGAAAACCATGAGGTCTAAATTTAATCTGGGAGAGGATAAAGATGCTGGACTGAGTAAATACATGAGCAAAGGACTCCCTCTACCAATCAACACATTTGCTGGCATCATTAACTAA